ACACAACGACACGAAGACGCAAACACAGTAAGGCATCCACGTGACCACATACATTGCCACTGACACGCCCACCATCTTGGTGATGCCTTTGTAGGCTAGGGCGAACCGAGACCTCGGTCGGCTCTGGTGGACATGTAGCCTTGACAAGGTGACACGGATCCGCACAAGGTAGAATATGCATGTGCTCATAGGCACAATGAACACAATGGTTGTTAAAGAGACTGCGTAGATAATGTCTCTGGTATCCTCTGGTCGCCAGTTCGGCGCGCAGTTTGTCTGACCGGCCTCATATGTCATGCTTGTAACGCCTGTGAGAGGTGGCAGCATCGTTACCGCGGACGCCAGCCAAACACCAGCTATCAGCCCCCACGGCCGCCGGCTTCTCTTGTACAACGCTCGGTTGCGCACTAGAATGTGTGTCATCCCTTTATGTACCTTGTAAACTATACATGCGAGAGTGAGCATCATAGAGATGGCCGCAGTACCCGCGATAAACCCCTCGACTCGGCAAACTACATCGTTGAACAACCATCGATGTGACATCGCATTGGTGAACGTTATCGGGAGACACGTCACAATCATGGTTGAATTTGCTGCTGAAATACCTACCAGATAGGGCGTCAAGACGCGCTGCCGGCTTTGTTTGTTTCGAAAGAGAAAGAACAGCAAGCAGCCATTTGTTCCAACACCAGTAAGTAAAATCAAGAGAATGCCAACAGC
The sequence above is a segment of the Nematostella vectensis chromosome 2, jaNemVect1.1, whole genome shotgun sequence genome. Coding sequences within it:
- the LOC116601527 gene encoding pinopsin-like translates to MVGLSGTSYNAYAVGILLILLTGVGTNGCLLFFLFRNKQSRQRVLTPYLVGISAANSTMIVTCLPITFTNAMSHRWLFNDVVCRVEGFIAGTAAISMMLTLACIVYKVHKGMTHILVRNRALYKRSRRPWGLIAGVWLASAVTMLPPLTGVTSMTYEAGQTNCAPNWRPEDTRDIIYAVSLTTIVFIVPMSTCIFYLVRIRVTLSRLHVHQSRPRSRFALAYKGITKMVGVSVAMYVVTWMPYCVCVFVSLCGGASLLRSPSVTFIPHLIAKSSFLWMPIIYFLLYNRGLRIFRRRHRVLPHVNHAKQATNSTNSENPFKHNSRKYASNLRWLGQQETPTPQARWIYQEELSNITFSTASTRGGMRRNAIFLDLDSKVVK